The following DNA comes from Nymphalis io chromosome 20, ilAglIoxx1.1, whole genome shotgun sequence.
TCAAATTTAAAGGAAAATGTGTGTGAatagttgttaaaaataaatcgagATTGTTTGATTGGTGTGTTGCTGATTAAGAGGTTTTTTCTTCCTTTAAggttattaatacattattataaaattttaagttttagagtatataatatgtagcaaAAATTTTGTTGGCGCTATTATtgcaaagaaatatttttgagtataatataactttacatttattttgttttatttaccatCATAACATAATCTTAAAcctattctttaataaaatcaataacttttaaagcgtaaaatatattaagctcgCGGTTAATTAGCCTGTTGCATTACATGACTGCGTGCGAAGGACTTCAGTAAATAAAAGTTCGGGGTTTTAAATATCAGTAAAACGAGTAAAGTAtgcatatttcatataatatgcaggtttattaaattacttataaaatagtttataattttaaaaactcttTGACTGCTTTATTCATacctatttaacttttaaaagtatttaaaagttaaataggtatgaataacatttataaactaacattaaactTCAAAGgtgcataattaaaattataaagaccaaaattataatttaagttattttcgAGATtagttttatcatatattatctgTCTTCGATAGTTGCTGGTCTCGTGCATATGtatataacgtaaataaatttagataaatatttattattgcagaTATCAACGATGACTGCATAAAAGTAACAACTCCGCATCATAACACTAAAAATGGTCCAAAGAATAATAACGCAACCCGCCCAAATCAAGAAAGAAGATGGCTTAGCAGATTTAATCGGACAATTTGGAAAATGGCAGTTCATAGTCCTTGTTACGGTTTCGATAGTGAAGCTATCCTCAGCATGGTCACAAATGGCTATTCTATTTCTCACACCAAATTTGATTTATTGGTGCTCGAATTTCGGCGATAATTCGACCAGTGTTGGCCAAAATATGACATGCTATGATGGTTGTGTGGAGTACTCATACGATACGTCTCCGTTTGAGAATACGATTATATCCGAATGGGATTTGGTTTGCGAACGAGGATGGTTGGCGAGCTTCACTCAGATGGTGCTGCAATTTGGCGTCTTAATTGGCAGCATCATGTTTGGATTTCTCTCTGACAGGTAAATAAATGCATCGTGTATATGAAACTGTGTTAAAGTGTTaccagataaaaatataaaaagctctttatatttaaataatgattaatataactattaatcTTTGGACTTATTCGTTATTCTATTGCCATAATATGAAATCTTTCTATTTTTGTATTCCGATTCCGATTTGAATTGTGAGTTAACCAGTTTTATAAAGCAGAGGtttaagaaatgtttatatttgttaGGGTATGGCCATTAGTATATGCGGATAAGAAAAACGAGGAAGATTGTTTTATGTACTTTCCtcgtataaatagaaaataaaataaatcattaatcaaaaaatatttaggtgcCTATAGTCGTAATTGATACACTTATTTTTAGAttctatattatctttattgtgAAGATGTTAAGGATAATTGAGACATAGGAATTCTAAATCATTCATTTGAACCGACAACGGACGaccatacatatattaaaatagataataacaGGAAAAAACTGAATTATTCTACTGAGACGCAACtgcaatattatatacgttTGATTGTGTTGAacgcttttttttaaactgttgaTATAAAATCACAACATATTTTGGGTTTTTCCCATTTATTAAAGTGTAAATTCTCAGAATTTAATTCGACACTTGTGTATTGCCCCGCGGTGTCTTCActgccgagcacgaaatgaattataaacaaacaaataaacattgaaaGAATTGCATTAGGTTCTTCATTATTTGAATAATGTCTGCTTGGAATTATAGCATGACGATAGCTGCATCCAGTTAAATCGCAATTAACATTCTCTGGTTGAATAATTATATCCAACCAGTGgagtcaaaaaatatattcagacaGTCATTTTTCCTGAACGGCCTTAATAAcctaacttaaatatatagtacTCCAGATCCATATTGACTTGAAATTATATCGAGTCTCAAAGCTACCTATTTGTCAATGTCTTGTCTTAATATCAACAATTAGTAATAACCAAAAAGTTTTGTAGACCCTTTAGATAGTGTTAACACTCGCTTATGATCTAATAAAGGATTGAAATATCCACTTTTGTCACGACAGGAAGTCGTCGATATAATATTTCAGACAAAACCACTCCAGGTTAAATCTTGAACTGTCAAActgcataatattttatctggtatttagaatattttatttatattttgtaaatataagattAGATTTtcgatattgttaaaaaaaagataagcaATTCACATATGTCAAGCACATCAGATAAACATTTGCTGTAGTTGTGAATTTTGAGGATAATTTCGGACaccacaaaataataataataagcgtaCATTTCCAAAACAATCTAATTACAGCGACCATTACATTGGCtcaataaatatgaattgtaACAGGATGTAAGACATTTACAAATACTACAACTAATGCTGAGGACCTTCTTTCCTTTTATGATTTTTGAAGCTTTTTCCACTACGCTACTTCAGCGCAAGCCTCATATTATACAACAAACCAacaaattataaagacaaattaagcatataaaaaagtGTTGCTGGTAGTGGTTTGAACTAGTACTTCACTGTGCCATCTCGACTCGATTTTGATCGATCGAACTTATTGATATTAAGatatttcaagttatttttatttacgaacaTAAAAGATAATACTAAGTGGTTAGTATGTTGCGTAGTCTAGATAAACTTTGACAATTGAATTTAAAGATTACTATCATATTTCTTTGATAAGACAAAATCGCTACTTGAAATTTCTGTACACACGTgatcaaaacaaaaattatttttaagaataaaaaaagctgaatgaaattatatctatatacaaaaaataataattttaataattcctcAATATTgggataataattatgaaagagTTCACCTGTCACAGAAAAGACGGAACTTCCGTCTTCTATTAAGGGCCTTAATAACAAATGGACCCATAGAAGTCTATATctataaatcatatattatagtCTCGTTTTTTATTAGACTATGATAAATATATCCAAAATAacttaactattaatatatataaatttaaatcaaattaaaatactatttaaatcaaattaaatttaagtctaatattatttgtatttatttaagctttcatgtaaataaatgttttcattataattaaaaatgattaaatcaaATCCTTTTAAATCGTATGTAACaagaataatgttaaataaacgcTATGAAACAATTatgaaaacattacaaaaagCCGCTGACATAGGTATAATTTTTCATAGTTTTATTATGGTATCGGGAGTTCTTTGTATTTCAATCGCAAAATGTTACAACTCTATTTACGGTATGGCACTATTTTGATGCGCATTTcttgttaatgttataattattataaacaatattgcaTATGTCAGTCAATTGATATGCAATATTGCTTATATATTCGAGTTAAGTAAAGCTGTAGTGGTTATTTATGTTAACAAGTAACGTCGttacattacattttgttttttttaataatttttttttttttataatttcagatacggaagaaaaaatacatttctagTGTCAGTCGTTGCACTCGTCGCGGTTGGATTCGGTATTCCATTTTCACCTAACTATATAACCTTTACTGTCTTAAGGTTTCTACTGGGAGCCGCATCGGCGGGAACAATGGTTATATCTTTCGTGATTGTTATGGAGACTGTTGGATCAAATTACAGAGAAATATGCGGCTGTCTCTTTCAAATGCCATTCATCATTGGTTACATATTGATACCAGTGTTTGCATATTTCTATAGAAATTGGAACGATTACAGTTTGGCTTTGGCAATACCATCAGTTATTTATCTAGGCTACTTTTTCGTTTTGACGGAATCGCCACGATGGCTCGTCAGTGTTGGTAAAGTTGATGAGGCAACGAAACTTGTCACAAGAGCTGCAAAGTTGTAagtgtaaattaatttagtaaacaTTAGTTTAACAAAATGAGTAAAAAAATTTAGATATTCTTATAGAAAGTAAGTGCCTAAAAGCAAATCAAAACCAAAAAGGTTAGAAAAGAATCGAATttgttgcatatatatatacaatgttacATATATTGTAGATAGTATAACGTGTACaagataattttaacaaatattttaaacgttaatatagtttaattttaaaagcaaaatatttaatcttatcaaattatttcaatcaaaaaaCTGCTAccaatgtatacatattttccAAACGTGCTCGAAATGCTtactcaaaattatattaataatttcagaaATGGTCTTCCAACTTCTAAAGTAGaagaaacattaaaaagaaTGTCTGAAAACATTCAATCCGAATCAACAGCCACAAAACCGAACTACGCTGACTTATTCAAAGGGTCTATGCTGATTAAGACCGTGACCTCTTGCATCATTTGGATGATCACTGGATTGACGTACTACGGTTTCAACCAGTACATTAGCCAAACTAGTCAAGACCCTTTTTTGACTGTGGGGGCAATGGGAGTTATTCAGGTAAGattataaatgaatacttaTTAGTCGCAACTTGTCATGGCAATCTCACAATTTCATTGTTTAGATTATTGTCGGTCGaacttaataaattttcaagtcCTAAGATACAGGGTTCAAACCCTAGGTCCAGTCAATAagtaacagtaaacagtaacagcctatcactgtcccactgctgggctaaggtctcctctccctttttgaggagaaggtttgaagcttattcaaccacgctgctccaatgcgggttggtggaatacacatgtggcagaatttcgatgaaactagacacatgcaggtttcctcacgatgttttccgttcACCGAAGGCTGGCTGGCGTGTGAATCTTAGCCAATAAGTAGCAGACCAAAAATTAACGTTAACAATGTTAACAATTCGGACAGGTTAACCTTATAACTTTGAGAAGTATGTAAAGTCACTGGTCCTGCACCTGGACCCTTACGGGTTATGAGTGTGGACCTATGTGTGTACCACGAGTTTGTCCTGTACAATTGActattgtttgttaaatttgaCCACCATGAACAAAATCAGTCACACAAACATAATTAAAgtatacatttacttttttgcttttaaataaaaataagtatatcttCATATATTTGTCTTAAATTGTCTCTGTTTTTACTAACGGTATATTATAATGCACTTAAAATCAGAATTAGCAAActctttttaaaacttaaacagtaaagtttaattttaagagCAGTTGAAAAGTATTCCAAAAGAAActttttgaaacaaataaaggtaacaaaaataatattttgtgtttactTTATCATGTACACAGTACGATAACGTAACAATACATGTTGATaatcatttgaataaaataattatttcgttcACAGGTGCCGTCGATCTTGATCTCCATTTGGCTGCTGAGACACTTCGCACGCAAGTTGGTAGTCATCAGCTTCTTCACCTTGGGAGGGCTTTGTGTTTTAGCGTTAGGTGTAATGCCAGATACCTTCTGGGTAACTTTATCATTAGGCTGCATTGGCATCAGCTGTGTATCACTTGTCACTAcatgcatttatatttatacgtcTGAATTGTTTCCAACTGTCGTTAGAAACATGGGCATGGGCGCTTGTTCGACATCAATGCGAGTGGGATCTATGATGGCTCcatttgtttcaaatttatCCACAACCATACCCTGGATGCCGAATGTTATATTCGGTTTGGCGCCAATCGTTGCCGCGCTATTTTGTCTATTGCTTCCAGAGACCAAAGGCACGGTATTGCCAGATAGTTTAAAGGAGGTAAAAGACACCGCATAAATATAATGACTTAttggatattatttaataataataattaattattaacttattgGAAATGGTATTGGAAATAACAACAAGCCTCGACTTAATTGTCAAATTTAATCCAGAATTTTTAAATAGTCTTAAGACTGTATATACTACAATAGGAGAAATATCGTAATAACTATATAAGTACTTATGAAAATCCCGGTGCAAAATTCTCTTTTTGTACTAAGGAAGGATAAAGCTAACGatatcaagcacgagataaattgtaaacaaactCATCTGTTGATAATGCAGACACAGAATTTAAACTTGTGTTAAGATAAATAAGTACTAAGTACTTACTAGATCCACTGGACCATATCGCGAAAACCTTATCGCAGCGGTTATCAGTATTGCTTACGTAATATAGAAAAGAGTTTCAATGAAGATTaggtgataataaaaaaaacattttcatcaaaaaccttaatattacataattgtataaattattgatatacGAAAGCATATAAAACGTACTTTTTACACCTTGTAAAGTTCTTCcgtataaataatgtatgatatATCCTTATTTGCCCTATATGAAACTTAttgataaaacataaaatgaaaatacttcAAAATAGTCTTATGAAGcacgtaatttttaatttatctcaatCGTTGCGATAAATTTAAAGGTTATATTCTCAATTTCTCATTGAAGAACTTGTTCCCTTAAATCGTGAGGATGTACATTATTTTGACcgcactattttaataaaataaaatatagcactTAGATGGCACTGATTTccataataaattcaaaaactttcTTAATCTATATTAAACAGATAAGAACTCTTGTCATCGCGATgtaaaatattgcatttattatatatcgccATCTAGTACACAATGCTGGAATTACGATGTACTTATAAAGTACTTATACACTCATTTGCATCTAAAATCCTATAGAAGCggcaaataaaaagtattcACGCAGTTTCGCTCGCATCTTAATcttgcatttatataattatcacgttaagtgatatattacatacattaaacCCTCTTTTTAGGTGCATgtgttatatactaaaaaaatacaaaatatgttaagATAAATGCAAGGACTTTTATCACATTTTCATGACaagcataattaaattagttcataatcaaaaaaatcgtatataatACGCGACACTGCAATGCACTAATGCAATACGGCACTACATGATTTTCCAATAGTAGATATCGTCATCTTTTTTTCCTATACGTCTTTCCTACGTATCTTTTATCCCTATATTTTTTGTCCAGTAAAACCCCTGATGGCCTTGAAAACAACTTCAAacctattaattaataattcgatCTTGTTCCATATCGGCCATCAAACAGCGAGTCCTAACTCCGAACTTCAAACCATGGCAGACGTCTAAGCGACCTCGCTGTACctcattaatattacatatacacatCCGACGCAATTAACATTTGACAGCCATGCGCTCTGCGTTAATGTTTCGAACCCACAAGAGCCCTGAACCCTTCAGGGCCGGCTCTTGTGGGTTCGCTGACGCTTCTTAACTTATTTGATTGACAGCTCCTGACCGATCTTGGACTAACGCGTTCAAACTACACATTCTCGAACCAACATATCAATATGTTGATGAACAGTTTTGTTACAGTGCCAACATCAGAACTACGATAATACAACGAGCTTGTCATGTTTAAAGTCATTCTCAATTCATTCCAAGcatgaataaatattgtattttgtagATAAACACCAAACAGTTATCATTTTTACcgctaaatattaatactttgtaTCGCTGTGAGGGTGAGTAAGCTAAGCTGATGAGTAAGTCACATGATTGACAACGAACTGACGGTTTTTGCACTCTCATTGCCAATGAAATTATtcgtacattttaaatatttaaaataaacaacacaatAACAAGTTCTATTTTATACTACCAAATAATTCCCTTtttaagagaaggtttggagcttattccaccacgctgctctaatgcgggttggtagaatacacatgtggtagaatttcaatgaaattagacacatgcaggtttcctcgcgacgtttttcttcaccgtcaagcacgagatgaattataaatacaaattaagcacatgaaaattcagtggtgcttgcccggatttaaatccacgatcatcggttaagattcacgcattctaaccagtaggccatctcggccttttCGCTGAGACATTTCAGATAAACAATGTTATTACGAGATACAATCTTGCTTTATGAAACAGTTggtcatttgttttattaaatctgaaatgaaaatgttttttttaaatagataaattataaaaaactgtaTTGTTAATCTATTTGttcaaatgtttgttttatctatttgaaacaagaaataTCGACATAATTGTTAATCGATTAACGcctacaaaattaatttaagataatgtatcatatatttgtttatgttaattgttttaaattatataaataaaattaaaacacctAAACTAacgattacttaaaaaaaaagacattttattaGTGTACAATGCAGCGTGATAAATGtgtgatttatgaaaattatcatCAATCGAAATGACTTAAAAGAATTATTCTTTTCATTtccttggtagtagggctttgtgcaagccggtctgggtagataccacccactcctccgatattctaccgttaaacagcaatacaattGTTGGTGGCGATGGCatgagttaatatttcttacactaccaatgtctatgagcaatggtgaccacttgccattagGTGGTCCGTTTGCACTTCCGCCtacctaaaatataaaacaatgataGCAAATATCTATCTCTCGTATAGAGTGTATTAAAAGATGGATTCGTGACTAGGaaagtacatatattatttgttggaAATGCTATTAGATAACATTAAAGAATCTTTTCTGTGTGATACGCTATAGtggttattgaaaataaaatttaataacaagaattataattaaattaatttttaaaaatcttgcATACAAGATTACTCGATTTTTCTGAACAGCAGACGAAGATAGATAAGAAGAATAATGCATCCATCATACGGTCATAACGACTTTCACAAACATTAATACGACTTtcataacttaattttttaaataatagtaattaaacatctatttagtaatttattacaattctactttactttattactttatacttttaaattctattttttttttcatataaatcctGTCTCGCCTAAAGCGAAAGGTTCATTCGCTGCTGTACGTAAGTAGAAATTGCCACGTAATCTGAAAAGCATATAAAtcacttaaataaatgaataaaatatggaCACATAAGTTCAGATAATTATGACAATCTTTTTGGCACCTGTACCTAAAAAGCTATATCTGTAAAAGGCCATAAATGTCACCCAGCTGGTCAAAGACCTCTCTTCTTGAGACGGGTTAAAACTTTTCGGCTACTTTTGTGGTGGACACAAATATTACGACGGAATGAGACACATACAAGTTatctcaggatgttttccttctccgatgatattttataaatctccaattattttttataaacataacaacaCAGTGGTATTTGTCCTGATTTAAGCCAACTGTCTTCAGTTAAAATCTGTATCtattaatgtatgttttatCTATTAATGTAACTGGGTACTTGAATATAATTCTTACCCATATATTTAAGTACTTGCAGGAAAATAGTATTAATCGaggttaaaagttttttaaattaatgtctaACAGAAATGGCTGTTCgtgaaatatagttttaaaagatAGATTGAATACACTTTCTTATACaccacaaaaattaaaaattacattacacaTAGACACAACCTAATTAGCATACAACTTGATTTCGTAATAAcaacaaagaaaacaaaatgacaTTTCTGATTATGTTAATCTGCAAGCATTACGCTGaatcatgtatttttaatatttattaataataataacacaggATATGggtctaaatataataatcgagAGGTTTTCATAAAGTACACAATCTGTTACCATGAGCAGAACTAATAAAATAGACACAATTCTTACTCCGGCTTAGCGAGAAGACCCATGTGAGCTGTTTCACTACAGTTCCCTTTTAAAAAGGCATTGTAATTAGTGCACTTTCTCGCCACGAAGCTGCCACCGGTTACCGACTCCGCCCAGTACTGCCATGAACGCCAGTGACTGCAGAAATCTGAAAAGtaagttaaatatacatatatcaataatCAGTTCGCGAAGTCAAGTGCTCGGTGGTGAAACAAAACATCCAAAACCTGCATATTTCCAAGAAAATCTTATACGTCTAGGCCAGGAAACTCGATATAACCAAAGTTAATTTAGCAACACTCCATGACATTTTAATCCCTTTgtccataaaaataatatatgtgtaaaaTCGAATTGAATGAatcgaataatattaaaaatgctatTACACGTTGGAATATAAACCAAACAGAATATACTTTGATGGcctaaaaaaatagatattgatCAAAATTTGAACTTCGAAGTTAAAAACTCACTTTCATTCGTTAAAATAAGAGTGACAGGCGGGCATCCTGGCTGCGTGGATTTGCCATCATTAGGCCAGAAATCCGCGTGTCCGGTGCTGAACGGAGTCCCGTACTTGCCACTATCTGTGTGAATGATGTCTACAAAAACTGCATCTTTGGAACCGATGGGAGGCGTATCGATCGCTGGATAAAATCCTGGATACGCAGGGTCTAGACCAGTCAATCtgtaaattagaatatattttattaagtaattagatactttattattaataaaaatatggaatAACAGTTCTATGTGAAGCGGTTATTGATTCAATGCAAAGATCGTTCCAAGAAAAGAAGACGGAAACTTAGTAAGCACTACCTCATttcagttattatatatatataataactgatatataagggatggttaacatgtcttacaatgcgccaaccttgggaactaagattttatgtcccttgtgcctataattacactggctcactcacccttcaaaccggaacacaacaataccaaatactgctgttttgcggtagaatatctgatgagtaggtggtacctacccagacgagcttgcacaaagccctaccaccagtggtaaacataatataatatgacataataaaactaataagtaCATAACttatgtatttcaattaaatatatagacacATAGATAGAGATGTGTTGTTGTTTTATCTTGCTCTAAACGTTCCTTACTGaacaatacattttatgttttattattaacaaacctTGGCGCAATTATCGAGTCAATTCAAACaaaaagaaacatatatttatgaaatttgctGATCATACCCTTTCAGTATTAAAGTCGGGTGAGAAGGTTTTCTATC
Coding sequences within:
- the LOC126776495 gene encoding organic cation transporter protein-like, which codes for MVQRIITQPAQIKKEDGLADLIGQFGKWQFIVLVTVSIVKLSSAWSQMAILFLTPNLIYWCSNFGDNSTSVGQNMTCYDGCVEYSYDTSPFENTIISEWDLVCERGWLASFTQMVLQFGVLIGSIMFGFLSDRYGRKNTFLVSVVALVAVGFGIPFSPNYITFTVLRFLLGAASAGTMVISFVIVMETVGSNYREICGCLFQMPFIIGYILIPVFAYFYRNWNDYSLALAIPSVIYLGYFFVLTESPRWLVSVGKVDEATKLVTRAAKLNGLPTSKVEETLKRMSENIQSESTATKPNYADLFKGSMLIKTVTSCIIWMITGLTYYGFNQYISQTSQDPFLTVGAMGVIQVPSILISIWLLRHFARKLVVISFFTLGGLCVLALGVMPDTFWVTLSLGCIGISCVSLVTTCIYIYTSELFPTVVRNMGMGACSTSMRVGSMMAPFVSNLSTTIPWMPNVIFGLAPIVAALFCLLLPETKGTVLPDSLKEVKDTA
- the LOC126776604 gene encoding phospholipase A1 member A-like, with product MTLVHSQSVKNQISLRFKNITLLLDNPEFDLQKPTVFYIHGYVEIASDASVLCVMDAYVKRGDYNILVLDWANLAFGNYLNVVVNIKKVGKESGKALGKLLKNGLSVEGLHLVGHSAGAHVAAVVARVLKKNNFTVPRLTGLDPAYPGFYPAIDTPPIGSKDAVFVDIIHTDSGKYGTPFSTGHADFWPNDGKSTQPGCPPVTLILTNENFCSHWRSWQYWAESVTGGSFVARKCTNYNAFLKGNCSETAHMGLLAKPELRGNFYLRTAANEPFALGETGFI